From the Lysobacter sp. FW306-1B-D06B genome, one window contains:
- a CDS encoding M13-type metalloendopeptidase, translating to MSPGAPVRGLSQLTNACRLEPSVSLKKPQVLVLSLAVVAALTACGKKEEAAAPAADAAKPAQPAAYTLDEGKLPGVNRFAASDLDTTKNACDDFGGYVNGKWLAANAIPGDRTSWGAFEMLDERSTAVQRQLAEQAGADTNAKGVEKIVGDFWATGMDAAKINQQGIAPLKPQLDAIAALDSQEKIADYLRTSAAKGENVLFGFGPEADFKDSRNNIAYASQGGLGLPDKPYYFDADKKDKLAAYEQHVAKVLELSGIPAADAAKQAKDVIAFETRLARASLDKKTLQRDVSLYYNPISPADADKLAPNFPWTKFFESQGVATPAMFSLAMPAFHQEVSKMLADVPAEQWQSYLRFHTVDSASPYLSDAFVEENFNFYNKTLRGQKELKERGKRVLDVIESEAGEALGQMYVKVAFPPESKARMEELVKNLSESLKTRIEHLAWMGDDTKKKAMEKWAAFTPKIGYPDKWRDWTGLDTTRDSYIGNVLAANEFNYKWELGKIGKPVDRTEWGMPPQMVNAYYNPLQNEIVFPAAILQPPFFDPNADDAANYGGIGAVIGHEMTHGYDDQGSRFGASGNFENWWTDADSKGFSGRTDKLVQQFDTYRTDAGGKVDGKLTLGENIADLGGLATAYDAMKKATEGKPDPMTDGLTRDQRFFLNWGTVWRRNFTPEELKLRLATDEHAPATFRAIGAPSNLPAFAAAFSCKPGQPMVREADKQVVIW from the coding sequence ATGTCGCCCGGTGCCCCGGTCCGGGGCCTGTCCCAACTCACCAATGCCTGCCGGCTGGAGCCCTCCGTGAGCCTCAAGAAACCGCAAGTCCTCGTTCTGTCCCTGGCTGTCGTCGCCGCGCTGACCGCGTGCGGCAAGAAGGAAGAGGCCGCCGCACCGGCCGCCGATGCCGCCAAACCTGCGCAGCCGGCCGCCTACACGCTCGACGAGGGCAAGCTCCCCGGCGTGAACCGCTTCGCCGCGTCCGACCTGGACACCACCAAGAACGCCTGCGATGACTTCGGTGGCTACGTCAACGGCAAGTGGCTCGCCGCCAACGCCATCCCGGGCGACCGCACCTCGTGGGGCGCGTTCGAGATGCTCGATGAGCGCTCCACCGCCGTGCAGCGCCAGCTGGCCGAGCAGGCCGGCGCCGACACCAACGCCAAGGGCGTGGAAAAGATCGTCGGCGACTTCTGGGCCACCGGCATGGACGCGGCCAAGATCAACCAGCAGGGCATCGCCCCGCTGAAGCCGCAGCTCGACGCCATCGCCGCGCTCGACAGCCAGGAAAAGATCGCCGACTACCTGCGCACCAGCGCGGCCAAGGGCGAGAACGTGCTGTTCGGCTTCGGTCCGGAAGCGGACTTCAAGGATTCCCGGAACAACATCGCCTACGCCTCGCAGGGCGGCCTGGGCCTGCCGGACAAGCCGTACTACTTCGACGCCGACAAGAAGGACAAGCTGGCCGCCTACGAGCAGCACGTCGCCAAGGTGCTGGAGCTCAGCGGCATTCCCGCCGCCGACGCCGCCAAGCAGGCCAAGGACGTGATCGCGTTCGAGACGCGCCTGGCGCGCGCCTCGCTCGACAAGAAGACGCTGCAACGCGACGTCTCGCTGTACTACAACCCGATCAGCCCGGCCGATGCCGACAAGCTCGCGCCGAACTTCCCGTGGACGAAGTTCTTCGAATCGCAGGGCGTCGCCACGCCGGCGATGTTCTCCCTCGCCATGCCGGCCTTCCACCAGGAAGTCAGCAAGATGCTCGCCGACGTGCCGGCCGAGCAGTGGCAGTCGTACCTGCGCTTCCACACCGTCGACTCGGCTTCGCCGTACCTGTCGGATGCGTTCGTCGAAGAGAACTTCAACTTCTACAACAAGACCCTGCGCGGTCAGAAGGAACTGAAGGAACGCGGCAAGCGCGTGCTCGACGTGATCGAGAGCGAGGCCGGCGAAGCGCTGGGCCAGATGTACGTGAAGGTGGCCTTCCCGCCGGAGTCGAAGGCGCGCATGGAGGAGCTGGTGAAGAACCTCTCCGAGTCGCTGAAGACGCGCATCGAGCACCTGGCGTGGATGGGCGACGACACCAAGAAGAAGGCGATGGAGAAGTGGGCCGCCTTCACCCCCAAGATCGGCTACCCGGACAAGTGGCGCGACTGGACGGGCCTGGACACCACCCGCGACAGTTACATCGGCAACGTGCTGGCCGCCAACGAGTTCAACTACAAGTGGGAACTGGGCAAGATCGGCAAGCCGGTCGATCGCACCGAATGGGGCATGCCGCCGCAGATGGTGAACGCCTACTACAACCCGCTGCAGAACGAGATCGTCTTCCCGGCCGCGATCCTGCAGCCGCCGTTCTTCGATCCGAACGCGGATGACGCGGCCAACTACGGCGGCATCGGCGCGGTGATCGGCCACGAGATGACGCACGGCTACGACGACCAGGGCAGCCGTTTCGGTGCCAGCGGCAACTTCGAGAACTGGTGGACCGACGCCGATTCCAAGGGCTTCTCCGGCCGCACCGACAAGCTCGTGCAGCAGTTCGACACCTACCGCACCGACGCGGGCGGCAAGGTCGACGGCAAGCTGACGCTGGGCGAGAACATCGCCGACCTCGGTGGCCTGGCCACGGCCTACGACGCCATGAAGAAGGCGACCGAAGGCAAGCCGGACCCGATGACCGACGGTCTGACGCGCGACCAGCGCTTCTTCCTCAACTGGGGCACCGTGTGGCGCCGCAACTTCACCCCGGAAGAGCTGAAGCTGCGCCTGGCCACCGACGAGCACGCTCCCGCCACGTTCCGCGCGATCGGCGCGCCGTCGAACCTGCCGGCGTTCGCCGCGGCGTTCTCGTGCAAGCCGGGTCAGCCGATGGTGCGCGAGGCCGACAAGCAGGTCGTGATCTGGTAA
- a CDS encoding alpha/beta hydrolase, which produces MKGFLIAVLIAASAATSVHAQTCRDTAAYEPARKIVADLGRIVAPNGVQESYKVALNGVEQWVNVRGQDRANPIILFVHGGPASPLTPTLWQFQRPLEEYFTMVTYDQRGAGRTFVANDEARVADTIHIPNFVDDVIAMAQDVRKRYGKRKLILMGHSWGTIISMQAALKRPDLFHAYIGVGQVINVRENERISFDYAMATAKAKGNAEAVREMEAIAPYPGDQPITRERIIAARKWAQYYGGLTAYRDESTYFYRAPLLSPEYTDAERCAVDGGNVFTLGRILPEFLKVDMSGVRDFPIPVLMFMGRHDYTTPSEPTNAWLKQVRAPYKQGVWFENASHMIPWEEPGKLLLSLVQYARPLAQDGAGVTAR; this is translated from the coding sequence GTGAAGGGATTCCTGATTGCCGTGCTGATTGCTGCGAGCGCCGCCACGAGCGTGCACGCACAGACCTGCCGCGACACCGCCGCCTACGAGCCGGCGCGCAAGATCGTGGCCGACCTGGGCCGCATCGTCGCGCCCAACGGCGTGCAGGAGTCGTACAAGGTCGCCCTCAACGGCGTGGAGCAATGGGTGAACGTGCGCGGCCAGGACCGCGCCAACCCGATCATCCTGTTCGTGCACGGCGGCCCGGCCTCGCCACTGACGCCGACGCTGTGGCAGTTCCAGCGCCCGCTGGAGGAGTACTTCACGATGGTGACGTACGACCAGCGCGGCGCGGGCAGGACCTTCGTTGCCAACGACGAGGCCCGGGTCGCCGACACCATCCACATTCCCAACTTCGTCGACGACGTGATCGCGATGGCGCAGGACGTACGCAAGCGTTACGGCAAGCGCAAGCTCATCCTGATGGGGCACAGCTGGGGCACGATCATCTCCATGCAGGCGGCGCTGAAGCGGCCGGATCTGTTCCATGCCTACATCGGCGTGGGCCAGGTCATCAACGTGCGCGAGAACGAACGCATCAGCTTCGACTACGCCATGGCCACCGCGAAGGCCAAGGGCAACGCCGAGGCGGTGCGCGAGATGGAGGCCATCGCGCCGTATCCGGGCGACCAGCCGATCACGCGCGAGCGCATCATCGCCGCACGCAAGTGGGCGCAGTACTACGGCGGCCTCACCGCGTACCGTGACGAATCCACTTACTTCTATCGCGCGCCGTTGCTCTCGCCGGAGTACACCGACGCCGAACGCTGCGCGGTGGACGGCGGGAACGTGTTCACGCTGGGGCGCATCCTGCCGGAATTCCTGAAGGTCGACATGTCCGGCGTGCGCGACTTTCCGATTCCAGTGCTGATGTTCATGGGACGCCACGACTACACCACGCCTTCCGAGCCCACGAATGCATGGCTGAAGCAGGTCAGGGCGCCATACAAGCAGGGCGTGTGGTTCGAGAACGCCTCGCACATGATCCCGTGGGAGGAGCCCGGCAAGCTGCTGCTGAGCCTGGTGCAGTACGCGCGCCCGCTCGCGCAGGACGGCGCGGGCGTCACGGCGAGGTAA
- a CDS encoding thioredoxin family protein codes for MSYVRTYTDDEPARAQVDAWAGVSVLEFGTNWCGYCTGAQPFIEAVLAPRDDVRHVKVEDGPGRPLGRSYRVKLWPTLIVLRDGEEVARLVRPSHADEIRQALDAIE; via the coding sequence ATGAGCTACGTGCGCACCTACACCGACGACGAACCCGCACGCGCGCAGGTCGATGCCTGGGCCGGCGTGTCGGTGCTGGAATTCGGCACGAACTGGTGCGGCTACTGCACCGGCGCGCAGCCGTTCATCGAGGCGGTGCTCGCGCCGCGCGACGACGTTCGCCACGTCAAGGTCGAAGACGGTCCCGGTCGTCCGCTCGGGCGTTCGTACCGGGTGAAGTTGTGGCCGACGCTGATCGTGCTGCGCGATGGCGAAGAGGTCGCGCGCCTCGTGCGTCCTTCGCACGCGGACGAAATCCGACAGGCGCTCGACGCCATCGAATGA